TATATAAACTTTTATTTTCactgatatgttatgcttattcTATGTATGATAAAATAGATGTTTGCTTGAGTTGAGTTGAGTTgcttatttaaactttatatggttacaggtggaaactagcttaagtcttatgttcttaataataaaaagacttttttttacaatgtgcaggtatattgagatgatttctttggagcaattcttgacaacatttgtagttgcggcctttagaatggaagaatgtattttactaatttttgtatacatttcttgttttgtatttagtgataaatgAATCTGAATTGgacataaattatgttgtaatatgatttcttaagcctagactagtagactaaatattgtaattacatttgagtaattaataaaaatctatttatgttaccttatttggcttcaactttcatatttattttcctagttttgtaagtaaaaaaagattatgtttctctaagctaatataacacatgtgttatactaaagtgtagtataatacaaaaaatgtgttatactaaagtgtagtataacacaaaaaaagtgttatactaaagtgtaggataacacaaaaaaagtgttatactaaagtgtagtataacacaaaaaaagtgttatgctaaagtgtagtataacacaaaaaaagtgttatagtatcgactataaataacataattcaacacttatctatatattaaaataacatagaaattgtgttatcgttgacagtacaataacacatctgtataacactgataaagtgttatgtaaagtaccctgacctacgataacatagtctgtcttaacacatcagaaagtgttatcgtaggttttgataacacatttttggtgttattaaaagaattttttcttgtagtgcttcCTGGACTCCGGGGTGGAACTCATTAGACTCCCTTTCCCTTTGAAAGCCTGGACCTCTGTCACCTCAGGAGGAGGCTGCTTGTGTGTTGTTGCCGCCTCAATCACCATCACTGGATGCTTGAGTGACACATTGTAGCACTGGAAGGCCTCCTCTTGATCTTTGTAGGCTGTGTCTATTCCTTCCACTGTGGGGAAATTCATGCACAAGTGGCATATTGAGGTGAATTCTCCAAACTCTACCAAGGATGGTCATCCCAGAATGGcattacactactacaaaaaaggatttttaggactagcattgcgagtcctaaaaaagtttttagaaCTCGCgaggcgcgagtcctctatttgagagccttaaaaactaaggttttttaggactcgcattgcgagtcctaaaaaattgtttttaggactcgggttgcgagtcctaaaaaatctggttgaatgcctttaattaagtttttaggactcgcaatgcaagtcctaaaagaacatttttaggactcgcaacgcgagtcctaaaaaatctagtgcgagtcctaaaaaatctggtcgagtgtctttaattaagtttttaggactcccaTTGCGAGTcctgaaagaatgtttttaggactcgcaacgcgaatcctaaaaaatctggtgcAAGTCTTAAAAAATCTGGTTGAATGTCTTTACttatgtttttaggactctcattgcgagtcctaaaaaatctagtttagttctttaagtaattttttaggactcactttgcatgcccttaaaagtaatttttttttaaaaaaaatgcagctacaattttcattttgatttagaaaaaatatatccctttgagtgtccaaaatgtattatatatgttagatttctaaaatttcaaaagaaaatacaacaaaataatttattaattactcaaaaatatcattCCAGTATTTAGTCTTCTCgacttacaaaatcatattacatgatagtttatactatAGTAAAATtctatcatcaccaaatattaaacaagaaatgtatacaaagttAGTGAAATATAATTTTGATTCTAAAAGCTTCAACATTGTTGTCTAGTATTGCGCtaaagaaatgcatctcaatatagacctgcacattgtaaaaaagttctttaattattagcttcatcaaacttttcaaaaaaaaatgtataatctGACTAAGCAAAGCTCAACATCAATTAACAGAAATATACTACAtgaaaatttaacaaataaataggttacaaaaaaaaacatattacatgaaaattaaaacataattcaCCAGTAcatgtttttatttattgtaaatcACTGAAAAAAATGTGTTTTGAGTTGTCCCAATACTTTAGCCCCAATAGAACGTACCTATAcaagaaaataattaaagataacatGCCAGTGAAAAATGAGGTAACTGAGAATAAAAGATCAATAAATATATACTAGGAGGCTGCACAGAcggtaaaaaaaaaacactttagTTCACTAGTTAACCAAATGACCAAAACTAAGATAACTGCTTAATTTTTTGCACAAAAGCACAACACACCCAAAGATGAATAAAACTTCACCATAAAGCTATATAACCACACTACCTCAACAAGActgccatttaatttaatattattatttgaatgaAGAGCTAAGTTCTTACAGAAGATCATCAAGCTCAACACAGTACAGATTCTAAAGACAGAACTAGTCTTGTATAGTAAAGTTGTTACCTCCTCAAGTTTAATTGTTCCAGCAACAGTGACCAAACTCTCATGTCCTTGCCTCTGGTCTATTACTGTATGGCCCAATGCGTCACTCTCCATAATAAAATCCAAATTATCTACGGATGACACATTATCAATCATAGCTGCCAGATGTTCACTATCTTTCAAAAGTGCATCCAAATAGCGAGTCAATTCTCCCTTGGTAACCCCAAATTCTTTCAAGCGATGAACCTGAAACAGCGCAAGCATGATTAGCCTCACTACAAAAAACTTTAACCAAGTAAATGGCACCACAAGTGTTAACTCCGTCTATTAATATGTTCTTATTAAAACTTCGATAAATAAATGCACATAAATAAGAGACTATAGAGGTCACCATGTATCTATTCACACCTAAGCTTATGAACTTGACTAGTCATAAACTTCCTTTCAATATGGTATGATTTCTTTCACCATAATTTGATTGGTGAAAGAAAACTTGTCACCATTGCATAagcttatatatataatatgtatatttatagatAACAACTTCACAGTAGATTTCAAATATATACTGAACGTGG
The genomic region above belongs to Humulus lupulus chromosome 1, drHumLupu1.1, whole genome shotgun sequence and contains:
- the LOC133820886 gene encoding stromal processing peptidase, chloroplastic-like, with translation MLALFQVHRLKEFGVTKGELTRYLDALLKDSEHLAAMIDNVSSVDNLDFIMESDALGHTVIDQRQGHESLVTVAGTIKLEEVYIEMHFFSAILDNNVEAFRIKIIFH